Proteins encoded by one window of Kribbella flavida DSM 17836:
- a CDS encoding SDR family NAD(P)-dependent oxidoreductase, translating to MTPSLTRPVALVTGASAGLGLALAHGLADRGWSLIIDARGADALKNVADALAAKTDVVPLAGDVTDPEHRADLVDAVGELGRLDLLVNNASYLGPSPLQRLASADLSELRRVYEVDVVAPIALTQALLPDLLAAAGMVLNISSDAAVEAYEGWGGYGSAKAALDHAGAVLAVEHPNLAVYAVDPGDLRTAMHQAAFPGEDISDRPEPASVVPAFLGLLDSRPASGRYRASEFAPAVTP from the coding sequence ATGACTCCTTCACTCACCCGTCCGGTCGCCCTCGTCACCGGCGCCTCGGCCGGCCTCGGTCTCGCGCTCGCGCACGGCCTCGCCGACCGCGGCTGGTCGTTGATCATCGACGCCCGCGGCGCCGACGCGCTGAAGAACGTGGCCGACGCACTGGCCGCCAAGACCGACGTCGTGCCACTGGCCGGCGACGTCACCGATCCCGAGCACCGCGCCGACCTGGTCGACGCCGTCGGCGAGCTGGGCCGGCTCGACCTGCTGGTGAACAACGCCAGCTATCTCGGTCCCAGCCCGCTGCAACGGCTCGCGTCCGCCGACCTCAGCGAGCTCCGCCGCGTCTACGAAGTCGACGTGGTCGCGCCGATCGCGCTGACCCAGGCCCTGCTGCCCGACCTGCTCGCGGCCGCCGGGATGGTGCTGAACATCAGCTCCGACGCGGCGGTCGAGGCCTACGAGGGCTGGGGCGGTTACGGCTCCGCCAAGGCCGCACTGGACCACGCCGGCGCCGTCCTCGCCGTCGAGCACCCCAACCTCGCGGTGTACGCCGTCGATCCCGGCGATCTGCGCACCGCGATGCACCAGGCCGCCTTCCCGGGCGAGGACATCTCCGACCGCCCGGAGCCGGCGTCCGTCGTTCCGGCGTTCCTCGGGCTGCTGGACAGCCGGCCGGCGAGTGGGCGGTACCGGGCCTCGGAGTTCGCGCCGGCGGTGACCCCGTGA
- a CDS encoding glycerol-3-phosphate dehydrogenase/oxidase: protein MISVGNASLNAARRAKELDWLDTHRKVDVLVVGGGVTGTGVALDAAARGLTVALVEKHDLAFGTSRWSSKLVHGGLRYLASGHVGIAYESAVERGILMKTTAPHLVHPVPQVAPWLPGARFAQAAMLRSAFLGGDVLRTFAHTSDDYLPHSRRVSSAEVLRYAPTVAPNGLRGGFLTWDGQLYDDARLVVAIARTAALYGARVLTRCAAEQVTGRGAVVVDQLTGRRIDVDARVVVNAGGIWADQVAAGIKLRPSRGTHLVLPQSAFGGLSAVLTVPVPGQVRRVVMAIPAPDDRVYVGLTDEEAPGPVSDVPVATDAEIDFLLGTINTAVREPLTRADLLGTYAGLRPLLDTGHHRGEDKSADISRRHAVITSPDGVVTIVGGKLTTYRRMAQDALDTALAQSSLEVRRPCLTHRIPLVGAADRVQLAAVRAPARFVQRYGVEAPDVIAGDPALLAPVAPGLATTHAEFRFAVRHEGALTEDDLLDRRTRLGLSAADRAMALPAAQAAFASV, encoded by the coding sequence ATGATCTCCGTGGGCAACGCCAGTCTGAACGCCGCCCGGCGAGCCAAGGAGCTCGACTGGCTCGACACGCACCGCAAGGTCGACGTGCTGGTCGTCGGCGGCGGCGTGACGGGCACCGGCGTCGCCCTGGACGCGGCCGCCCGCGGCCTGACCGTTGCCCTGGTGGAGAAGCACGACCTCGCCTTCGGCACCAGTCGCTGGAGCTCCAAGCTGGTGCACGGCGGACTGCGGTACCTGGCGTCCGGTCACGTCGGGATCGCCTACGAGAGCGCCGTCGAGCGCGGCATCCTGATGAAGACGACCGCGCCGCACCTGGTGCACCCGGTGCCGCAGGTCGCGCCTTGGTTGCCGGGAGCAAGGTTCGCGCAGGCGGCCATGCTGCGGTCGGCCTTTCTCGGCGGCGACGTGCTGCGGACCTTCGCGCACACCAGCGACGACTACCTGCCGCACTCCCGCCGGGTCAGTTCCGCGGAGGTCCTGCGCTACGCGCCCACTGTCGCGCCGAACGGCCTGCGCGGCGGCTTCCTCACCTGGGACGGCCAGCTGTACGACGACGCGCGGCTGGTCGTCGCGATCGCTCGCACCGCCGCCCTGTACGGCGCCCGCGTGCTGACCCGGTGCGCTGCCGAGCAGGTGACCGGCCGGGGTGCCGTCGTCGTCGACCAGCTGACCGGCCGGCGGATCGACGTGGACGCCCGGGTCGTCGTGAACGCCGGTGGCATCTGGGCCGACCAGGTCGCCGCCGGCATCAAACTGCGGCCGAGCCGCGGGACGCACCTCGTCCTGCCGCAGTCCGCGTTCGGTGGCTTGTCCGCCGTGCTGACCGTGCCGGTGCCGGGCCAGGTCCGCCGGGTGGTGATGGCGATCCCGGCGCCGGACGACCGGGTCTACGTCGGCCTCACCGACGAGGAGGCGCCGGGACCGGTCAGCGACGTACCGGTGGCCACCGACGCGGAGATCGACTTCCTGCTCGGCACGATCAACACGGCCGTGCGGGAGCCGCTGACCCGGGCGGACCTGCTCGGCACGTACGCCGGACTGCGGCCATTGCTCGACACCGGGCATCACCGGGGCGAGGACAAGTCGGCCGACATCTCCCGCCGGCACGCGGTGATCACCAGCCCCGACGGGGTGGTGACGATCGTCGGCGGCAAGCTCACGACGTACCGGCGGATGGCGCAGGACGCGCTCGACACCGCGCTGGCCCAGTCGTCGCTCGAGGTGCGCCGGCCGTGCCTGACCCACCGGATCCCGCTCGTCGGTGCCGCCGACCGGGTCCAGCTGGCGGCGGTCCGGGCGCCGGCGCGCTTCGTCCAGCGGTACGGAGTCGAGGCCCCGGACGTGATCGCGGGCGACCCGGCCTTGCTGGCGCCGGTGGCGCCGGGGCTGGCGACGACGCACGCCGAGTTCCGCTTCGCCGTCCGCCACGAAGGCGCGCTGACCGAGGACGACCTACTGGACCGGCGGACCCGGCTGGGTCTCTCCGCCGCCGATCGCGCGATGGCCCTGCCCGCGGCGCAGGCGGCGTTCGCCTCGGTCTGA
- a CDS encoding PPOX class F420-dependent oxidoreductase, with protein sequence MTFTAEELDYLNSQPLARIATVGADGQPDVVPVGFEYDGAYFYVGGGLNPERTRKVVNVWNGRRQVALVIDDLPSTDPWSPRFLRVYGTAEVVERGGQFGAGTYLRITPTVSWSWHLDGRPVDADAFAPRRTEHTAA encoded by the coding sequence ATGACCTTCACCGCTGAAGAGCTCGACTACCTGAACTCCCAGCCGCTGGCCCGGATCGCCACCGTCGGCGCCGACGGCCAACCGGACGTCGTACCGGTCGGCTTCGAGTACGACGGCGCCTACTTCTACGTCGGCGGCGGGCTGAACCCCGAGCGCACCCGCAAGGTGGTCAACGTCTGGAACGGCCGCCGCCAGGTGGCGCTGGTGATCGACGACCTGCCCTCGACCGACCCGTGGTCGCCCCGCTTCCTCCGCGTCTACGGCACGGCAGAGGTGGTCGAACGGGGTGGTCAGTTCGGCGCCGGCACGTACCTGCGGATCACTCCGACCGTCAGCTGGAGCTGGCACCTCGACGGCCGTCCGGTCGACGCCGACGCCTTTGCGCCACGCCGTACGGAGCACACCGCGGCTTAG
- a CDS encoding discoidin domain-containing protein has product MPPSAPRRPGRRFAVLAIALTTATTGTGLSATAVGSHQLIALQPAAVQAVGASLPFTIVEAENSATNGTRIGPSYAQGTLAAEASNRQAVTLNSGQYVEFTAPATTNAITVAYSVPDGRAGSLSVYVDGQKLTQQLAVTSRYSFLDTSWIAGSRTHKLYDHARLQLGRTVGAGAKIKLQVDGENTAGPYTIDDVEFEQVAGAAARPAGSIAITDRGADPSGAGDSTGAVQQAIDAARGSGGVVWIPPGRYRVGGTINPDGVTIRGAGHWHSVLLSHHLIDRPNGAGNVRLHDFAVIGDVTERNDHSPDNFVNGSLGPNSVVSGLWLQHLKVGLWLTGNNDNLVVENNRFYDLTADGLNLNGTAYNAQVRNNYLRNTGDDALAAWSLHAANRSSVFANNTIVQPNLANGIAIYGGTDLTVRDNLIQDTNPLGGGIAISNQSFGSPFFPLAGTITVSGNTLLRTGAMNPNWGQNHPHGALRVDAYDSPINAQVRLTGNRIVASPWSAYQFVDGGGAGRAVQNVTVDGGSIEGAGTFAFQAETTGSATVTNVRASGIGRAGVYNCAYPGGTFALNRGAGNSGWDSTWNGCTWVAPGSGGGTDPLPPTGNLAAGKPVSASSQVQNYVPGNTVDGNATSYWESANNAWPQSLTVDLGSSQNVKRLVLKLPPSSAWGARTQTIAVHGSSNGSTYNQLAGAAGRTFDPGSGNTATITLPAVASARHVRLTFTGNTGWPAGQLSEYEVYGS; this is encoded by the coding sequence ATGCCTCCGTCCGCTCCCAGACGTCCCGGCCGGCGCTTCGCCGTGCTGGCCATCGCCTTGACCACCGCAACCACCGGCACCGGCCTCTCCGCCACTGCCGTCGGCTCCCACCAGCTCATCGCTCTCCAGCCGGCAGCCGTCCAGGCCGTCGGCGCTTCCCTGCCCTTCACCATCGTCGAAGCCGAGAACTCCGCGACCAACGGCACCCGAATCGGCCCGAGCTACGCCCAAGGCACGCTCGCCGCCGAGGCATCGAACCGCCAGGCCGTCACCCTGAACAGCGGCCAGTACGTCGAGTTCACCGCGCCCGCCACCACCAACGCCATCACCGTCGCGTACTCCGTTCCGGATGGCCGCGCCGGCAGCCTGTCGGTGTACGTCGACGGGCAGAAACTGACCCAGCAGCTCGCGGTGACGTCGCGGTACAGCTTCCTCGACACCAGCTGGATCGCCGGATCACGCACGCACAAGCTCTACGACCACGCCCGGCTGCAACTGGGTCGCACGGTCGGGGCGGGCGCGAAGATCAAGCTGCAGGTCGACGGCGAGAACACCGCCGGTCCGTACACGATCGACGACGTCGAGTTCGAGCAGGTCGCCGGCGCCGCCGCACGGCCGGCCGGGTCGATCGCGATCACCGACCGCGGCGCGGACCCGAGCGGCGCGGGCGACTCCACCGGCGCCGTCCAGCAGGCGATCGACGCCGCCCGGGGTTCCGGTGGCGTGGTCTGGATCCCGCCGGGCCGGTACCGGGTCGGCGGCACGATCAACCCCGACGGGGTGACGATCCGCGGCGCCGGCCACTGGCACTCGGTCCTGCTCAGCCACCACCTGATCGACCGCCCGAACGGCGCCGGCAACGTCCGGCTGCACGACTTCGCGGTGATCGGCGACGTGACCGAGCGCAACGACCACTCGCCGGACAACTTCGTCAACGGCAGTCTCGGCCCGAACTCGGTCGTCTCCGGGCTGTGGCTGCAGCACCTCAAGGTCGGGCTCTGGCTGACCGGCAACAACGACAACCTGGTGGTCGAGAACAACCGGTTCTACGACCTGACCGCCGACGGCCTGAACCTGAACGGCACGGCGTACAACGCGCAGGTGCGCAACAACTACCTGCGCAACACCGGTGACGACGCGCTGGCCGCCTGGTCGCTGCACGCCGCCAACCGGAGCTCGGTGTTCGCCAACAACACGATCGTGCAGCCGAACCTGGCGAACGGCATCGCGATCTACGGCGGCACCGACCTGACCGTGCGGGACAACCTGATCCAGGACACCAACCCGCTCGGCGGCGGCATCGCGATCTCGAACCAGTCGTTCGGGTCGCCGTTCTTCCCGCTGGCCGGCACGATCACGGTGTCCGGCAACACCTTGCTGCGGACCGGGGCGATGAACCCGAACTGGGGCCAGAACCACCCGCACGGCGCGCTCCGGGTCGATGCCTACGACAGCCCGATCAACGCCCAGGTGCGACTGACCGGGAACCGGATCGTGGCCAGCCCGTGGTCGGCGTACCAGTTCGTCGACGGGGGTGGTGCCGGGCGCGCGGTGCAGAACGTGACCGTGGACGGTGGTTCGATCGAGGGGGCCGGCACGTTCGCGTTCCAGGCCGAGACGACCGGGTCCGCCACCGTCACGAACGTCCGGGCCAGCGGGATCGGCCGGGCGGGCGTCTACAACTGCGCCTACCCGGGCGGCACGTTCGCGCTGAACCGCGGCGCCGGCAACAGCGGGTGGGACTCGACCTGGAACGGCTGCACCTGGGTCGCGCCGGGCAGCGGCGGTGGGACGGACCCGTTGCCGCCGACCGGCAACCTCGCGGCGGGCAAGCCGGTGTCCGCCAGCAGCCAGGTCCAGAACTACGTGCCGGGCAACACGGTGGACGGCAATGCCACCAGCTACTGGGAAAGCGCGAACAACGCGTGGCCGCAGTCCCTCACCGTCGACCTGGGCAGCAGCCAGAACGTCAAGCGGCTGGTGCTGAAGCTGCCGCCGAGTTCGGCCTGGGGCGCTCGTACCCAGACGATCGCGGTGCACGGCAGCAGCAACGGATCGACGTACAACCAGCTGGCCGGTGCGGCCGGCCGGACCTTCGACCCCGGATCGGGCAACACGGCAACCATCACGCTGCCCGCGGTGGCCAGTGCGCGGCACGTACGGCTGACCTTCACCGGCAACACCGGCTGGCCCGCGGGACAGCTGTCGGAGTACGAGGTCTACGGGTCCTGA
- a CDS encoding TetR/AcrR family transcriptional regulator: MDKRAAVLAGARRVFARDGYARGSIDVIAAEAGVSTRTIYNHFRDKSGLFAAVIQDSAAGVAAAQLELVDRHLGAVDDLENDLVAFGIAWRTPVPGHAEHSALVRQINAEAAHIPAEVIDTWRQTGPLAVRRAIADRFAAFAADGLLVVEDPLRAALHYSALISGADPSFRSVAEDDLTETVTAGVHAFLHGYGADR, from the coding sequence GTGGACAAGCGGGCGGCAGTGCTGGCCGGTGCGCGGCGGGTGTTCGCGAGGGACGGCTACGCGCGGGGCAGCATCGACGTGATCGCGGCCGAGGCCGGAGTGTCGACGCGGACGATCTACAACCACTTCCGGGACAAGTCCGGCCTGTTCGCCGCGGTGATCCAGGACAGCGCGGCCGGAGTCGCCGCCGCGCAGCTCGAACTGGTCGACCGCCACCTCGGCGCCGTCGACGACCTCGAGAACGACCTCGTCGCGTTCGGCATCGCCTGGCGCACCCCGGTCCCAGGTCACGCCGAGCACTCTGCGCTGGTGCGCCAGATCAACGCGGAGGCGGCCCACATTCCGGCCGAGGTGATCGACACCTGGCGGCAGACCGGTCCACTGGCAGTCCGCCGCGCGATCGCCGACCGCTTCGCTGCCTTCGCCGCCGACGGACTGCTTGTCGTCGAGGATCCACTGCGCGCCGCCCTGCACTACTCCGCCCTGATCAGTGGGGCCGACCCCTCATTCCGGTCAGTGGCCGAGGACGACCTGACCGAGACGGTGACCGCCGGGGTGCACGCCTTTCTGCACGGGTACGGCGCCGACCGTTGA
- a CDS encoding TetR/AcrR family transcriptional regulator, with product MSQRSSDFASAATGTDPAPTGRPAPANAIGEQRILDAAYELLLAIGMRRMTMADIARHAEVSRATLYRRWPNVQAVVAALMTREWTTALVSAFQPDAVDGRARLVEGVVEVVAKTRTHPLMRKIIELDPEFLTPYLLERRGSSTVAHLALVAEGIKAGQADGSIRAGDPDWLSRQIILVSLASAVSGPVLATADEYPRLDDELRTMLTRYLVPDPTP from the coding sequence ATGTCTCAGCGTAGCAGCGATTTCGCTTCCGCCGCCACCGGCACCGACCCCGCGCCCACCGGCCGGCCGGCCCCCGCCAACGCGATCGGCGAGCAGCGCATCCTCGACGCGGCGTACGAACTGCTGCTCGCGATCGGCATGCGCCGGATGACGATGGCCGACATCGCCCGGCACGCCGAGGTGTCCCGCGCGACGCTGTACCGCCGGTGGCCGAACGTGCAGGCCGTCGTCGCCGCGCTGATGACCCGGGAGTGGACCACCGCCCTGGTCTCCGCCTTCCAGCCCGACGCGGTCGACGGGCGCGCCCGGCTGGTCGAAGGAGTCGTCGAGGTCGTCGCGAAGACCCGCACCCACCCGCTGATGCGCAAGATCATCGAGCTCGACCCGGAGTTCCTCACGCCGTACTTGCTGGAGCGGCGGGGCAGCAGCACGGTCGCCCACCTCGCCCTGGTCGCCGAGGGCATCAAGGCCGGCCAGGCGGACGGCTCGATCCGCGCCGGCGACCCGGACTGGCTGTCGCGGCAGATCATCCTGGTCTCGCTCGCCTCGGCGGTGTCCGGTCCGGTGCTGGCCACGGCGGACGAGTATCCGCGGCTGGACGACGAGCTCCGGACCATGCTGACCCGCTACCTGGTGCCGGATCCGACGCCATGA
- a CDS encoding FAD-binding oxidoreductase — MVYPGSHDDVLRLLERCAADRIAVVPYAGGTSVVGGLAPSRRFVAVDLSRLDQLVELDEVSRTARLQAGVRGTAAEAMLAERGYTLGHFPQSYEGASIGGYAATRSSGQSSAGYGRFDQMVVGLTVATPRGTIELGRAPMSAAGPDLRQLWLGSEGAFGIITSVVVRIRPRPVERFFEGWRFGTFEQGLDAIRRLAQDGPLPTVLRLSDEAETAVNLADPDVLAGGAGGVLAIVGFEGSATAVRRAAVAEVLTAAGGESAGPGPGETWRQGRYRAPYLRDPLLDEGALVETVETAGFWSKVPELKTAVTAALVKSLSESGTPPLVLCHVSHVYETGASLYFTVVCAQTDDPLAQWRRAKTAANEAIGRAGGTITHHHGVGTDHREAYQEEIGPLAVEALQAVKRVLDPAAVLNPGILLPER; from the coding sequence GTGGTGTATCCGGGGTCGCACGACGACGTACTGCGGTTGCTCGAACGATGCGCCGCGGACAGGATCGCGGTCGTGCCGTACGCCGGGGGGACGTCGGTGGTGGGCGGGCTGGCCCCCAGCCGCCGGTTCGTCGCGGTGGATCTGAGCCGGCTCGACCAGTTGGTCGAGCTGGACGAGGTGTCGCGAACGGCGCGGCTCCAGGCGGGGGTGCGTGGGACGGCGGCGGAGGCGATGCTCGCGGAACGCGGGTACACGCTCGGCCACTTCCCCCAGTCGTACGAAGGCGCATCGATCGGTGGGTACGCCGCGACGCGGTCGAGCGGGCAGTCGTCGGCGGGATACGGGCGGTTCGACCAGATGGTCGTCGGGCTGACGGTCGCCACGCCGCGCGGCACGATCGAGCTCGGCCGGGCGCCGATGTCCGCGGCCGGGCCGGATCTGCGGCAGCTGTGGCTCGGGTCCGAGGGTGCGTTCGGCATCATCACCTCCGTGGTGGTCCGGATCCGGCCCCGACCGGTCGAGCGCTTCTTCGAGGGCTGGCGGTTCGGCACGTTCGAGCAGGGCCTGGACGCGATCCGCCGGCTCGCCCAGGACGGGCCGTTGCCGACCGTGCTGCGGCTGTCCGACGAGGCCGAGACCGCGGTCAACCTCGCCGATCCCGACGTCCTCGCAGGCGGAGCGGGCGGCGTACTGGCGATCGTCGGCTTCGAAGGCAGCGCCACCGCCGTACGCCGGGCCGCGGTGGCGGAGGTGCTGACGGCGGCCGGCGGCGAGTCGGCGGGTCCAGGCCCCGGTGAGACCTGGCGGCAGGGCCGGTACCGGGCGCCGTACCTGCGTGACCCGTTGCTCGACGAAGGCGCGCTGGTGGAGACGGTGGAGACGGCCGGGTTCTGGTCGAAGGTGCCGGAGCTGAAGACGGCGGTGACCGCGGCGCTGGTGAAGTCGCTCTCGGAGTCGGGCACACCGCCGCTGGTGCTGTGCCACGTGTCGCACGTGTACGAGACCGGGGCATCGCTGTACTTCACCGTGGTCTGCGCGCAGACCGACGACCCCCTCGCCCAGTGGCGCCGCGCCAAGACGGCGGCGAACGAGGCGATCGGCCGCGCGGGTGGCACGATCACCCACCATCACGGCGTCGGCACCGACCACCGCGAGGCCTACCAGGAGGAGATCGGACCGCTGGCCGTCGAGGCACTGCAAGCGGTCAAGCGGGTGCTGGATCCTGCCGCCGTGCTGAACCCGGGGATCCTGCTCCCGGAGAGGTGA
- a CDS encoding S-adenosylmethionine:tRNA ribosyltransferase-isomerase produces MRLRPHTRFTLPDELNAVEPPEARGLSRDQVKLLVAEGSTVTHTRFDRLGEHLRAGDLLLVNTSGTLAAAVEGSWISSSGVTPVVVHFSTELDDGTWVVELRSNGLPMLAGSTGDQVELPEGVLKLLAPYQAGSTRLWRAQPPVAEVVDYLRRHGRPITYQYVDQQWPLALYQTVFANQPGSAEMPSAGRPFSFELVSQLAAAGVLIAPILLHCGVSSLESHEPPLAERYAVPEHTARLVNWVKSTGGRVIAVGTTAVRAIETAALPSGSVVASSGWTDLVLSPERPTAVVDGLITGMHAPEASHLLLLESVVGGEAVQHAYDAALDRGYLWHEFGDTCLLLRG; encoded by the coding sequence GTGAGGCTACGGCCGCACACCAGATTCACGCTGCCGGACGAGCTCAACGCGGTCGAGCCGCCGGAGGCCCGTGGTCTGTCCAGGGATCAGGTGAAGCTGTTGGTCGCGGAGGGGTCGACCGTCACGCACACCAGGTTCGACCGGCTCGGGGAGCACCTTCGAGCGGGTGATCTGCTGCTGGTGAACACTTCCGGCACACTGGCCGCCGCTGTCGAGGGCTCGTGGATCAGCAGCTCCGGAGTGACGCCCGTGGTGGTGCACTTCTCCACCGAGCTCGACGACGGCACGTGGGTGGTCGAGCTGCGCAGCAACGGCTTGCCGATGCTCGCCGGCTCCACCGGCGACCAGGTGGAACTGCCGGAAGGCGTGCTGAAGCTGCTGGCGCCGTACCAGGCGGGCTCGACTCGGCTGTGGCGCGCGCAGCCGCCGGTGGCCGAGGTGGTCGACTACCTGCGGCGCCACGGACGGCCGATCACCTACCAGTACGTCGATCAGCAGTGGCCGCTGGCGCTCTACCAGACGGTGTTCGCGAACCAGCCTGGTTCGGCGGAGATGCCCAGTGCGGGCAGGCCGTTCAGCTTCGAGCTGGTGAGCCAGTTGGCGGCGGCCGGCGTGCTGATCGCACCGATCCTGCTGCACTGCGGAGTGTCCTCGCTGGAGAGCCACGAACCACCTCTGGCCGAGAGGTACGCCGTACCGGAGCACACCGCGCGGCTGGTCAACTGGGTGAAGTCCACCGGTGGGCGGGTGATCGCCGTCGGCACGACCGCGGTCCGCGCGATCGAGACAGCAGCTCTGCCGAGCGGCTCAGTGGTCGCGTCGAGCGGCTGGACCGACCTCGTGCTCAGCCCGGAGCGACCCACTGCCGTCGTCGACGGACTGATCACGGGCATGCACGCGCCGGAGGCGTCCCACCTCCTCCTGCTGGAATCGGTGGTCGGCGGCGAGGCCGTGCAGCACGCGTACGACGCGGCGCTCGACCGCGGCTACCTGTGGCACGAGTTCGGCGACACGTGCCTGCTGCTGCGCGGCTAG